A stretch of the Papaver somniferum cultivar HN1 chromosome 6, ASM357369v1, whole genome shotgun sequence genome encodes the following:
- the LOC113290223 gene encoding uncharacterized protein LOC113290223 isoform X1 codes for MEDTSFFDRMISNLRSTSKYYTGYPKDLGSSKIISFTSEREFVQLLHEGQPVAVAFTIKCPFTKYFDKVLEEAASEFHPHVKFMRVECPKYPGFCITRQRKDYPYIEIFHSPQQQVIFIPSYAKAGAFLVLPPYCCLSEWKFNVHIRQLTKERLLMQIQQNMLSKFSLSVTMLVHMGSGSSSSDMEFNLQNQNEELGCQKKCLYIHGSLLILDSILRFNYI; via the exons ATGGAGGATACGTCGTTTTTTGATAGAATGATCAGCAATCTTCGCTCAACTAGCAA GTATTACACTGGTTATCCAAAGGATCTTGGGTCTtctaaaattatttccttcacgtCAGAGCGCGAATTTGTACAACTTCTGCACGAAGGTCAGCCCGTGGCGGTTGCATTTACAATCAA ATGTCCCTTCACCAAGTATTTTGACAAAGTATTGGAAGAAGCTGCATCGGAGTTTCATCCACACGTAAAGTTTATGCGT GTTGAATGTCCCAAGTATCCTGGATTCTGTATAACTCGTCAGAGGAAAGACTATCCTTACATCGAGATTTTTCATAGTCCACAACAACAAGTAATTTTCATTCCATCATATGCTAAAGCTGGAGCTTTTCTGGTGTTGCCCCCATATTGCTGTTTAAGTGAATGGAAGTTTAATGTTCATATTAG GCAGCTAACCAAGGAAAGGCTTCTGATGCAAATACAACAAAATATGCTGTCAAAGTTCTCCCT TTCAGTTACGATGTTAGTCCATATGGGTTCAGGGAGTTCTTCAAGCGACATGGAATTCAATCTTCAGAACCAAAATGAAGAACTTGGgtgtcagaaaaaatgcttaTATATTCATGGCAGTTTACTCATCTTGGATAGTATATTAAGATTTAACTACATTTAA
- the LOC113290223 gene encoding uncharacterized protein LOC113290223 isoform X2, with amino-acid sequence MEDTSFFDRMISNLRSTSKYYTGYPKDLGSSKIISFTSEREFVQLLHEGQPVAVAFTIKCPFTKYFDKVLEEAASEFHPHVKFMRVECPKYPGFCITRQRKDYPYIEIFHSPQQQAANQGKASDANTTKYAVKVLPFSYDVSPYGFREFFKRHGIQSSEPK; translated from the exons ATGGAGGATACGTCGTTTTTTGATAGAATGATCAGCAATCTTCGCTCAACTAGCAA GTATTACACTGGTTATCCAAAGGATCTTGGGTCTtctaaaattatttccttcacgtCAGAGCGCGAATTTGTACAACTTCTGCACGAAGGTCAGCCCGTGGCGGTTGCATTTACAATCAA ATGTCCCTTCACCAAGTATTTTGACAAAGTATTGGAAGAAGCTGCATCGGAGTTTCATCCACACGTAAAGTTTATGCGT GTTGAATGTCCCAAGTATCCTGGATTCTGTATAACTCGTCAGAGGAAAGACTATCCTTACATCGAGATTTTTCATAGTCCACAACAACAA GCAGCTAACCAAGGAAAGGCTTCTGATGCAAATACAACAAAATATGCTGTCAAAGTTCTCCCT TTCAGTTACGATGTTAGTCCATATGGGTTCAGGGAGTTCTTCAAGCGACATGGAATTCAATCTTCAGAACCAAAATGA